The proteins below come from a single Zea mays cultivar B73 chromosome 8, Zm-B73-REFERENCE-NAM-5.0, whole genome shotgun sequence genomic window:
- the LOC100283835 gene encoding Photosystem II reaction center W protein, chloroplastic: MATLSAAPLVGAAAVARPCQAQGLPQLRVRAEKARCGAAHSRRPSQRRDGNNGASSSLLAVATSAVTTSPALALVDERMSTEGTGLSLGLSNNLLGWILLGVFGLIWSLYTVYTSTLDEDDDSGLSL; encoded by the exons ATGGCAACCCTCAGCGCCGCCCCCCTCGTCGGCGCGGCCGCCGTCGCCAGGCCGTGTCAGGCTCAAG GTTTGCCGCAGCTGAGGGTGAGAGCCGAGAAGGCGAGGTGCGGCGCCGCCCACTCGAGGCGGCCGAGCCAGCGGCGGGACGGCAACAACGGCGCATCGTCGTCGCTTCTGGCCGTGGCCACCAGCGCGGTGACCACGTCGCCCGCGCTGGCGCTGGTGGACGAGCGGATGTCGACGGAGGGCACCGGGCTCAGCCTGGGGCTCAGCAACAACCTGCTGGGGTGGATCCTGCTGGGCGTCTTCGGCCTCATCTGGTCCCTCTACACCGTCTACACCTCCACGCTCGACGAGGACGACGACTCCGGCCTCTCGCTCTGA